The Verrucomicrobiales bacterium genome window below encodes:
- a CDS encoding SGNH/GDSL hydrolase family protein, with protein sequence MPARRNLRAIAAGLTLLILGSAAWGVVSVQRQSYGDRWLRKAYPVVAPPFEIRAQAAGPDRTLLLLGDSRVADWGLPSIPGWRVVNAGVPGLTSSEMVLIASEALRQSEPHTVVIQAGINELKIIGVRKDLYEPLLSLCESNVLKVAHWAAERGAEVLIAPVWPTGPVPFQRSLVWSYRIPQAVEEVNLRLSRSASGQPRIRIFDAFKPAPSSASPMVPPLEPQLRDTLHFTPAFYEQLTQRLILELKP encoded by the coding sequence ATGCCCGCCCGTCGCAACCTCCGTGCGATAGCTGCAGGACTGACTCTGCTGATCCTCGGGAGTGCCGCGTGGGGTGTCGTCAGTGTTCAACGACAGTCCTACGGCGACCGGTGGCTGCGAAAGGCCTACCCAGTGGTCGCCCCACCTTTTGAAATCCGGGCTCAAGCCGCGGGCCCCGATCGAACGCTCCTGCTGCTCGGTGACTCCCGTGTGGCGGACTGGGGCCTACCGTCGATCCCCGGCTGGCGAGTGGTGAATGCCGGGGTGCCTGGCTTGACCAGCTCAGAAATGGTATTGATCGCCTCCGAAGCGCTCCGCCAATCAGAGCCCCACACGGTGGTGATTCAAGCGGGGATCAACGAGCTCAAGATCATCGGTGTTCGGAAGGATCTCTATGAGCCTCTTCTCTCGCTCTGCGAGAGCAATGTCCTGAAGGTCGCTCACTGGGCGGCCGAGCGCGGAGCCGAAGTGCTCATTGCCCCGGTTTGGCCGACCGGCCCCGTCCCCTTTCAGCGTTCGTTGGTATGGAGCTACCGCATCCCTCAGGCGGTAGAAGAGGTAAACCTGCGGCTCTCCCGGTCAGCCTCAGGCCAGCCCCGCATCCGCATTTTTGATGCCTTCAAGCCAGCGCCCTCCTCCGCGTCGCCGATGGTTCCGCCCCTGGAGCCGCAGCTTCGCGACACCCTGCACTTCACACCCGCCTTCTACGAGCAGCTGACTCAGCGTCTGATTCTCGAGCTTAAGCCCTGA
- a CDS encoding choice-of-anchor D domain-containing protein, whose amino-acid sequence MKTSILSSSLLSRILCPAAPFILGGAAMSLFLMQATAGLVGFYPFDGEDPTADASGAGVTLQSAAADPTYNPSGGFEGGAFHFDGKQRWIAPLDINPGTLPQVTMGAWVRTESLIPGLRKIMGSDNGGWDRTLGLDDREGPFRYTSFIGNGPPATGTPGPKSTNQWSFVAASYDNDNAVATIYVDQDAATLEALDGVVVPTGFGPGLITLSIGNLRTDTADEGWQGDIDNVFVFDEALSPEQIAAIRDGGRTAILGLPANDPDLQVALSPDLEGLSKVPSVKAISFPIRNAGATKPLKLSQITIQGADAGYFSVASFPTELAPGASGEIVFRLDSQSQVGAFAATATVVSDDPTTPRLQLELASRVVASQTLLGLYSFDDAAAPLKDDSGGGRTLLNGLDGGLADPTYLSAGGISGGAFEFNGQQRLVAPININPSAVPRLGMGAWVKTATLEPGLRKVIGHDDGAWDRVIGLDTRSQPTGGELPDGTLRYAAFTGGNNFGPTQGDPAPAPVSTEAWTFLAIDYDQAAGLLSLYVDLDASTTDDEPQVIQQATQMGQGLATTSIGSLNPVGSGEGWIGSIDTVFFLSGALDLATMNAIRVGGKQTLLQFGPDPVLAVETSPVFGQLPNGASKTVQVQLRNGGASQPLRIVKAELQGRDAGSYTLGTIPDTLPPGGSASISVTFNPAGAEGVFQGVLELTSNDSAGRKTRIDLSAAVPFTSLRSSLLGFYSFDDAENPLKDDSGNGKDLTSVGADPTYEADTGIEGGNFLFGGSQRLVSPININPSERPVLTMGAWVKTASLSPGLRKIIGSDDGGWDRTIGLDDREGPFRYSAFVGNAGPLAGTPSPESSDDWTFIAATFNQNAAEVTLYVDLNVATLEDALIAATRPGSAYGSGFPTVSIGSLRPDNANESWNGSIDNVFFYGNVLSEGELTEIRNAGKSKILSDPPRILSIQKTGAGLVINWGSRPGTTYTVEYSASLAGPWTTIETQVAAGPSSSFTDTSAQRQGGPAGFYRIAVP is encoded by the coding sequence ATGAAAACTTCCATCCTCTCTTCTTCTCTCCTGAGCAGGATCCTCTGTCCTGCCGCGCCATTCATTCTGGGCGGAGCGGCTATGTCCCTCTTTCTCATGCAGGCCACCGCCGGATTGGTCGGGTTCTATCCATTCGACGGCGAGGACCCGACGGCCGACGCCAGCGGCGCCGGTGTGACTTTGCAAAGTGCCGCCGCCGATCCCACTTACAATCCCAGCGGAGGCTTTGAAGGAGGTGCCTTCCATTTCGACGGAAAGCAGCGATGGATCGCGCCTCTGGACATCAATCCTGGAACCCTACCGCAGGTCACCATGGGAGCTTGGGTACGCACCGAGTCGCTCATTCCGGGGTTGAGGAAGATCATGGGCTCGGATAACGGAGGGTGGGACAGGACCCTAGGGCTGGATGACCGTGAGGGTCCCTTCCGCTACACCTCATTCATTGGCAACGGGCCGCCAGCAACCGGCACCCCCGGTCCCAAGAGCACCAATCAATGGTCTTTCGTGGCCGCCAGCTACGACAACGACAATGCCGTGGCCACGATTTACGTGGATCAGGACGCGGCGACCCTAGAGGCGCTCGACGGAGTGGTCGTGCCGACGGGTTTCGGGCCCGGCCTGATCACTCTCTCCATTGGGAACCTCCGCACCGACACTGCCGATGAAGGCTGGCAAGGGGATATCGACAACGTGTTCGTGTTCGATGAGGCACTATCCCCCGAGCAGATTGCAGCCATCCGGGATGGGGGACGGACTGCGATTCTCGGACTTCCTGCCAACGACCCCGACCTGCAAGTGGCGCTCTCGCCAGATCTGGAAGGATTATCCAAGGTTCCCTCCGTCAAAGCCATTTCATTCCCTATTCGCAATGCCGGCGCGACCAAGCCATTGAAGCTTTCCCAAATCACGATTCAGGGGGCGGATGCCGGCTACTTCAGCGTCGCCTCCTTTCCTACTGAACTGGCCCCGGGGGCCAGCGGCGAGATTGTCTTCCGCCTCGATTCACAGAGCCAGGTGGGTGCCTTCGCAGCCACCGCCACAGTCGTGAGCGACGATCCCACCACACCGCGCCTGCAGCTGGAACTCGCCTCCCGAGTCGTCGCTTCGCAGACGCTGCTCGGACTTTACTCCTTCGACGATGCGGCCGCCCCCCTCAAGGATGACAGCGGTGGGGGGAGAACCCTGCTCAATGGTCTCGATGGAGGGTTGGCCGATCCCACCTACTTATCCGCCGGCGGCATCAGCGGAGGTGCCTTCGAGTTCAATGGTCAACAAAGGCTCGTGGCTCCGATCAACATCAACCCCTCGGCGGTCCCGCGTCTGGGAATGGGAGCATGGGTCAAAACGGCCACGCTGGAGCCGGGCCTACGCAAGGTCATCGGCCACGATGACGGCGCGTGGGATCGCGTGATCGGCCTGGATACCCGGTCGCAACCGACCGGAGGGGAACTGCCGGATGGCACCCTTCGCTACGCCGCGTTCACCGGAGGAAACAATTTCGGACCCACCCAAGGGGATCCTGCCCCCGCCCCGGTCAGCACGGAGGCCTGGACCTTCCTGGCCATCGACTACGACCAAGCCGCAGGCCTCCTTTCCCTCTATGTGGATCTGGACGCTTCGACTACGGACGACGAACCCCAGGTGATTCAGCAGGCGACCCAGATGGGACAAGGACTCGCGACCACTTCGATCGGCAGCCTCAACCCGGTGGGGTCGGGCGAGGGGTGGATCGGCTCGATTGACACAGTGTTCTTCCTCAGCGGCGCGCTGGATCTCGCCACCATGAACGCCATTCGCGTCGGCGGCAAACAAACCCTGCTGCAGTTTGGTCCCGACCCAGTGCTGGCGGTGGAAACCTCGCCCGTTTTCGGACAACTTCCCAACGGTGCCAGCAAGACCGTGCAGGTGCAGCTGCGGAACGGAGGCGCCTCCCAACCCCTGCGTATTGTGAAGGCCGAACTGCAAGGCCGGGATGCGGGGTCTTACACCCTAGGCACCATTCCCGATACACTGCCTCCGGGCGGGAGCGCTTCCATCTCCGTGACCTTCAACCCCGCAGGAGCGGAGGGCGTTTTCCAAGGAGTGCTGGAGCTCACCTCCAATGACAGCGCCGGACGTAAGACCAGAATCGACCTCTCGGCGGCGGTACCCTTCACCTCACTTCGCTCTTCACTCCTCGGATTCTACTCCTTTGACGATGCCGAGAATCCCCTGAAGGACGACAGCGGAAACGGCAAAGACCTCACCTCCGTAGGCGCGGATCCGACCTATGAAGCAGATACCGGGATCGAGGGAGGAAACTTCCTCTTCGGCGGTAGCCAGCGGCTGGTGTCCCCGATCAACATCAATCCGTCCGAGCGTCCGGTCCTGACCATGGGCGCGTGGGTGAAAACCGCCAGCCTCTCCCCCGGGCTGCGAAAGATCATCGGCAGTGACGATGGAGGCTGGGATCGAACGATCGGCCTTGATGACCGAGAAGGCCCATTCCGGTATTCCGCCTTCGTCGGCAACGCGGGACCGCTCGCCGGCACCCCGTCGCCCGAAAGTTCGGACGACTGGACGTTTATTGCCGCCACCTTCAATCAAAACGCCGCCGAGGTAACGCTCTACGTGGACTTGAACGTAGCCACCCTAGAAGATGCACTCATCGCTGCGACGCGGCCAGGATCCGCCTATGGCTCGGGATTTCCTACGGTGTCCATCGGGAGCCTGCGCCCGGACAACGCCAACGAATCATGGAACGGATCCATCGATAATGTCTTCTTCTATGGCAATGTGCTCTCGGAAGGCGAACTCACCGAAATTAGGAATGCTGGGAAATCCAAAATCCTGTCGGATCCTCCCCGCATCTTGAGCATTCAAAAGACGGGAGCCGGTCTCGTGATCAATTGGGGAAGCCGCCCAGGGACGACCTACACGGTGGAATATTCGGCCTCGCTCGCCGGGCCATGGACCACCATCGAGACGCAGGTCGCTGCCGGGCCGAGTTCCTCCTTCACCGACACATCCGCCCAGCGACAAGGCGGACCCGCGGGTTTCTATCGCATCGCTGTGCCTTGA
- a CDS encoding acyltransferase: MPEVPESSKVGEPESSVASTRLGGAEPRRMPSSSTETNAGEVAGSVALDQWRGFALVMVLISHGLYYTGKVSGIGRVGVNLFFFISGLLTYRSLVRSSAPDSFSRAKSFWKRRFLRLYPALVGYLVLMIPTVYFFAPLVKGAPGSTFAEFMAHLPQAFGAFINFTGPPCHTGLNHLWSLSTEIQFYLIAPILFALGGTSSARRSWVWGGLLVIFLALGAAQPLVGDRVKYYFQFSVWPMLLGFVAEWQRARFVQFFSLFSRPILISSAAVFLLSLVLMQLGTKAKIGVVALGAFMVVPCYCCYLVGLPCPGKLGSLLKWCGERTYSIYLWQQPLTLCGYFPTWLHPVGALLSCAVGALGFHWLERPFLSRKRKPAAAGVAQPAEVCPPVATSVR; encoded by the coding sequence ATGCCCGAAGTTCCTGAATCCTCCAAGGTGGGTGAGCCCGAAAGCTCCGTCGCGTCCACGCGTCTCGGCGGTGCTGAGCCCCGTCGGATGCCGAGTTCGTCAACGGAGACGAATGCGGGCGAAGTCGCCGGATCGGTCGCTTTGGACCAGTGGCGAGGCTTTGCTCTGGTGATGGTGCTGATTTCGCATGGGCTTTACTACACGGGGAAGGTCTCCGGCATCGGACGCGTGGGAGTGAACCTGTTCTTCTTCATCTCGGGACTACTCACCTACCGCTCCCTGGTGCGCAGCTCGGCACCCGACTCCTTCAGCCGAGCAAAATCATTTTGGAAGCGTCGGTTTCTGCGCCTCTATCCCGCGTTGGTGGGTTATCTGGTGCTGATGATTCCGACGGTTTACTTTTTCGCTCCGCTAGTGAAAGGGGCACCCGGATCGACCTTTGCTGAGTTCATGGCGCACCTGCCTCAGGCGTTCGGAGCGTTTATCAATTTCACCGGACCGCCATGCCATACCGGGCTGAATCATCTCTGGAGCCTCTCCACCGAAATCCAATTTTATCTGATCGCCCCCATCCTGTTCGCGTTGGGCGGCACCAGTTCCGCCCGCCGCTCCTGGGTCTGGGGTGGTCTGCTGGTGATTTTCTTGGCATTAGGCGCAGCCCAGCCGTTGGTCGGCGACCGCGTGAAATACTATTTCCAGTTCTCGGTGTGGCCGATGTTATTGGGCTTTGTAGCGGAATGGCAACGCGCCCGGTTCGTGCAGTTCTTCTCGCTGTTTTCCCGTCCGATCCTGATCAGCAGCGCGGCGGTGTTCCTGCTGAGCCTGGTGCTGATGCAACTCGGCACCAAGGCCAAGATCGGCGTCGTTGCGCTGGGGGCATTTATGGTGGTCCCCTGCTACTGCTGCTACCTGGTAGGCTTGCCATGCCCAGGAAAGCTCGGCAGTCTACTGAAATGGTGTGGCGAACGGACTTATTCCATCTACCTCTGGCAACAGCCGCTGACGCTGTGCGGCTACTTCCCGACCTGGCTCCATCCGGTCGGGGCGCTCCTTTCCTGTGCCGTGGGCGCACTGGGCTTTCACTGGCTGGAGCGACCCTTTCTCAGCCGGAAACGAAAGCCGGCCGCTGCCGGGGTTGCTCAACCCGCTGAGGTATGCCCGCCCGTCGCAACCTCCGTGCGATAG